A genomic window from Streptomyces sp. WMMC940 includes:
- a CDS encoding non-ribosomal peptide synthetase, whose protein sequence is MPSITSQYLARYRHLTAGDRAGSLLPVTGAQRRFVLVRSLDPTGRPDVVPMFFAFPPGTVDVERLRSAARRLAARHTALRSRPAVVRGTPVLVAGGPEVPVTRPAVVPGERPADTLRRALAGWDPHGSPLRLFLVRDDDGRVDDVLAVVLDHAVCDGRSLARIVEELGAAYAGGADAGEPAPEETEAELSAYREAVLLQLAAEERADTAEAAAYWADRLRAVREQAPPPRPERVPDGTLPSGSAEARLPAHDDTVPFPELLDACRAAARALYGPGGVVPLGYPWGGRPTGAEPVVGCFLNTVVFPAATCHGPAPEVTADAWWDDLDRADAPFDAVVSAARSAGSGWTGRLDGLLTVDDDRRRPPLRLGGVEGREIHIDGRTVRGPFAVSVTQGAELRVRMVWDRAVLDDDTANEAFDSLAGALRPPGRAVD, encoded by the coding sequence GTGCCTAGCATCACGAGCCAGTACCTGGCCCGCTACCGGCACCTCACCGCCGGCGACCGGGCCGGCTCCCTGCTGCCCGTCACCGGAGCACAGCGCCGCTTCGTGCTGGTGCGTTCGCTGGACCCGACGGGACGCCCCGACGTGGTGCCGATGTTCTTCGCCTTCCCGCCCGGCACCGTCGACGTCGAACGCCTCCGGTCAGCGGCCCGCCGCCTGGCCGCCCGGCACACGGCCCTGCGCTCGCGCCCCGCCGTGGTCCGCGGCACGCCCGTGCTCGTCGCCGGCGGACCGGAGGTCCCCGTGACCCGGCCCGCCGTCGTTCCCGGAGAGCGGCCCGCCGACACGCTCCGCCGTGCGCTGGCCGGCTGGGACCCGCACGGGTCGCCGCTGAGGCTGTTCCTCGTGCGCGACGACGATGGCAGGGTGGACGACGTCCTCGCCGTCGTCCTCGACCACGCCGTGTGCGACGGCCGCTCGTTGGCCCGGATCGTCGAGGAACTCGGCGCCGCGTACGCCGGGGGCGCCGACGCGGGCGAACCCGCCCCCGAGGAGACGGAGGCCGAACTCTCCGCCTACCGGGAGGCCGTCCTCCTGCAACTCGCCGCGGAGGAGCGGGCGGACACTGCCGAGGCCGCGGCGTACTGGGCGGACCGGCTCCGCGCCGTACGCGAACAGGCCCCGCCGCCGCGCCCGGAGCGCGTACCCGACGGCACGCTCCCCAGCGGCTCGGCCGAGGCCAGGCTGCCGGCACACGACGACACCGTGCCCTTCCCCGAACTGCTCGACGCCTGCCGCGCCGCCGCGCGTGCGCTCTACGGCCCGGGCGGCGTCGTGCCGCTCGGCTACCCCTGGGGCGGCCGCCCCACCGGTGCCGAGCCGGTCGTCGGCTGCTTCCTCAACACCGTCGTCTTCCCGGCCGCCACCTGCCACGGCCCGGCACCGGAGGTGACCGCCGACGCCTGGTGGGACGACCTCGACCGCGCCGACGCGCCCTTCGACGCGGTCGTGAGCGCCGCACGGTCCGCCGGTTCCGGCTGGACCGGACGCCTCGACGGACTGCTGACCGTGGACGACGACCGCCGCCGACCGCCGCTGCGGCTGGGCGGTGTCGAGGGGCGGGAGATCCACATCGACGGCAGGACGGTCCGGGGGCCCTTCGCCGTGTCCGTCACCCAGGGGGCCGAGCTCCGCGTGCGGATGGTCTGGGACCGCGCGGTCCTGGACGACGACACGGCGAACGAGGCGTTCGACTCCCTCGCCGGCGCGCTGCGCCCACCCGGGCGGGCCGTGGACTGA
- a CDS encoding non-ribosomal peptide synthetase — translation MTQPLTTPDTTEAAAGAIVRGAEAAGTGPAVVTAAVAHGPDGTPLSVAHGPAARPTGVLARFEDWVLRTPQAPAVIDGDRTWTYRDLDTTAARVTTALRDRVGPGDLVGVCLDRSAALVVTAVALARLGAVYLPLGPRPGERRTEAVTEDLDVACLVGDPGVLPARHRAGDLTALPLPTEGSNAPTAPVAAFAAPADGARRAPEDALYAVLTSGSTGRPKAVAVAGPALSVALDWYRAETGLAPGDRQSLLIGVAFDPHLLELWAGLTSGAALVPAPDDVRWDSHVLTDWWRDAAVTVSVAATPMVEPLLDRPWPQDLRLRHLVVGGDRMRRRPGPDVTATVHNAYGPAEATVVTTTYAMRGTDAQAGSATPPPIGTPLPGVTVVVTGEDGRPVARGRDGELRIGGHCLALGYLDPELTARRFAAPPQDPPLPGVDRLYRTGDRVRMTADGSLEFLGRLDDQVKISGVRIEPAEVEAAFERDPAVRSAVVTVLRDESGHARLVAHVRPAAGTRPATGDLLAAVRAWLPEQAVPTAVRIVESYPLDANGKVDRAALAAGTSASGGSAPPSGDAGATPAERLVLTTVRDLLARPGTSLGDNFTDAGGTSVVAARLLAAVERETGVRLRAPELLRSPDLRAFAALLDERRTARPAGA, via the coding sequence ATGACCCAGCCCCTGACCACCCCTGACACCACGGAAGCCGCCGCCGGCGCGATCGTCCGCGGTGCCGAGGCCGCCGGTACCGGACCCGCCGTTGTCACCGCCGCCGTCGCCCATGGTCCCGACGGCACCCCGCTGAGCGTCGCCCACGGCCCCGCGGCCCGACCGACCGGCGTGCTCGCCCGCTTCGAGGACTGGGTCCTGCGCACCCCGCAGGCCCCCGCCGTGATCGACGGCGACCGCACCTGGACGTACCGGGATCTCGACACCACCGCCGCGCGCGTCACCACCGCACTGCGCGACCGCGTGGGACCCGGGGACCTGGTCGGCGTCTGCCTCGACCGCTCCGCGGCCCTCGTCGTGACCGCCGTCGCGCTCGCCCGCCTCGGTGCCGTCTACCTGCCGCTCGGCCCCCGCCCCGGCGAGCGACGCACCGAGGCCGTCACCGAGGACCTCGACGTCGCCTGCCTCGTCGGCGACCCCGGAGTCCTGCCCGCCCGCCACCGTGCCGGGGACCTGACAGCGCTGCCGCTGCCCACCGAGGGCAGCAACGCCCCCACCGCCCCCGTGGCCGCCTTCGCCGCCCCGGCCGACGGCGCGCGACGGGCGCCCGAGGACGCGCTGTACGCCGTCCTCACCTCCGGTTCCACCGGCCGCCCCAAGGCGGTCGCGGTGGCCGGGCCCGCCCTGTCCGTCGCCCTCGACTGGTACCGGGCCGAGACCGGTCTCGCACCGGGTGACCGTCAGTCCCTGCTCATCGGTGTCGCGTTCGACCCCCACCTGCTGGAGCTGTGGGCCGGGCTCACCTCCGGAGCCGCCCTGGTCCCCGCACCCGACGACGTCCGCTGGGACTCGCACGTCCTCACCGACTGGTGGCGCGACGCCGCCGTCACCGTGTCCGTGGCCGCCACCCCGATGGTGGAACCGCTGCTGGACCGGCCGTGGCCCCAGGACCTGAGGCTGCGTCATCTCGTCGTCGGCGGCGACCGGATGCGCCGGCGGCCCGGCCCCGACGTCACCGCCACCGTCCACAACGCCTACGGTCCCGCGGAAGCCACGGTCGTCACCACCACGTACGCCATGCGCGGCACCGACGCACAGGCGGGCAGCGCGACCCCGCCGCCCATCGGCACCCCCCTGCCCGGCGTCACCGTCGTCGTCACGGGGGAGGACGGCCGGCCCGTCGCCCGCGGACGGGACGGCGAACTCCGCATCGGCGGACACTGTCTGGCGCTCGGCTACCTCGACCCCGAGCTGACCGCACGGCGCTTCGCCGCCCCTCCGCAGGATCCGCCGCTGCCCGGCGTCGACCGTCTCTACCGCACCGGCGACCGGGTGCGGATGACCGCCGACGGAAGCCTCGAGTTCCTGGGACGCCTCGACGACCAGGTCAAGATCAGCGGCGTACGGATCGAACCGGCCGAGGTGGAGGCCGCGTTCGAGCGGGACCCGGCCGTCCGGAGCGCCGTCGTGACCGTGCTGCGCGACGAGTCCGGCCACGCACGCCTCGTCGCCCACGTACGGCCCGCCGCCGGCACCCGGCCCGCTACCGGTGACCTGCTGGCGGCGGTCCGCGCCTGGCTTCCCGAACAGGCCGTGCCCACCGCCGTGCGCATCGTCGAGAGCTACCCCCTCGACGCCAACGGCAAGGTGGACCGGGCCGCGCTGGCGGCGGGGACCTCCGCTTCCGGCGGCTCCGCGCCCCCCTCCGGCGACGCCGGGGCGACACCCGCCGAACGGCTCGTCCTCACGACCGTACGGGACCTCCTCGCCCGGCCCGGCACCTCCCTCGGCGACAACTTCACCGACGCGGGCGGCACTTCCGTCGTCGCCGCCCGGCTGCTGGCGGCGGTCGAGCGCGAGACGGGCGTCCGCCTGCGCGCACCCGAACTGCTGCGCAGCCCGGACCTGCGCGCCTTCGCCGCCCTCCTCGACGAGCGCCGGACCGCACGGCCGGCAGGAGCCTGA
- a CDS encoding non-ribosomal peptide synthetase, with amino-acid sequence MLPLSSSQEIVWLHEQMQPGSRAYNFTAALDLWGTLDTEALRRGLAATLDRHPGLRLELVASTGSVPGQRVAQKCRPRLSTVDISGEEDPEAAFAELLRAEAESSLDTFEAPLLRWTLVRLAERHHRLIHVEHHLIHDGHSFAILLDDVFGVYRAHVLGEPAELPPAPSYADHVLARAGAAIAPESLDFWRTALRDQPHDLPLPGLARPGAGRRHHGGQLRQSIGADLAGRLREHARSRGLTPFATLLGLFAELLRRHSGRSRMVVGTAVGNRPRGYENSVGMFVNTIPLPIALDAGLPAQDTMDEVTDTLIRALPHQDVPVQELTRALGMHSSGADNPLFSVMFSAHDAPLPEIDVPGLDITLFEGFNTGTTRFDLDVVLLPDDRRGVTPRRGAAGMTLVWDYDADLFGEHVARLLAGRFLELLRAYLDAPETPLADLAPAALEPAAEAVAVPADRDPLDPTAGHDPSLPALLSGARRLTYGELDARVGSLAQRLRAAGVTPGQPVAVVLPRGADSVVALLACLRTGAVHCPLSPSDPPARLALLLERLGPALVLTGEGGPAVPDGLPAARVDAPVLPPVREAPVLPGTTYVIHTSGSTGTPKPVAVGRAALEHHVTAVADRFGLAAGDRVLMFAQPSFDVALEEVLPTLYAGACLVLPDHEVPTGAELADLLASARVTVANLPTSYFLATRDDLRPALRDGSWAPRLLVLGGERLPADALRDVLADTGATVLNAYGVTEAAISSTVHEISRDALSDGAEIPLGTELPGERVHVLDAHRRPLPPGAVGELAIAGPGLAEGYAGNPEATATRFVTVGALGGERVYLTGDLGYRGLDGLLYFLGRRDNQIKLRGHRIELEEIEAAASAALGGRSCAVVLDRETAGGPRLVGFLEDGGGLAAFDEKTLHAELSRRLPGPLVPARWALLDTMPTLAGGKPDRTVLARRAAALEPAAPAASSPAAVPDDPMTALLAEGWREVLGHSRFDARSHFFRSGGHSLLAAELAAWLEPRLGTRPPLRVLFRNPVLADQADALAATSTLSTES; translated from the coding sequence ATGCTTCCGCTCTCCTCCTCGCAGGAGATCGTCTGGCTGCACGAGCAGATGCAGCCGGGCAGCCGCGCCTACAACTTCACCGCCGCACTCGACCTCTGGGGCACGCTCGACACCGAGGCGCTGCGCCGCGGGCTCGCCGCCACCCTGGATCGCCACCCCGGCCTGCGGCTCGAACTCGTCGCCTCCACCGGGTCCGTACCGGGGCAGCGGGTCGCGCAGAAGTGCCGGCCGAGGCTGAGCACGGTCGACATCAGTGGGGAGGAGGACCCCGAGGCGGCGTTCGCGGAGCTGCTGCGCGCCGAGGCCGAGTCGTCGCTCGACACCTTCGAGGCCCCGCTGCTCCGCTGGACACTCGTCCGTCTCGCGGAGCGCCACCACCGCCTGATCCACGTCGAGCACCACCTGATCCACGACGGGCACTCCTTCGCGATCCTGCTCGACGACGTGTTCGGCGTCTACCGCGCCCACGTCCTCGGCGAGCCCGCGGAGCTCCCGCCCGCCCCGTCGTACGCGGACCACGTCCTCGCCCGGGCCGGGGCGGCGATCGCCCCCGAGAGCCTCGACTTCTGGCGGACGGCACTCCGCGACCAGCCCCACGATCTGCCACTGCCCGGCCTCGCCCGCCCCGGCGCCGGGCGCAGGCACCACGGCGGGCAGCTGCGGCAGTCGATCGGTGCCGACCTCGCCGGGCGGCTGCGCGAGCACGCCCGCTCACGCGGCCTCACCCCGTTCGCCACGCTCCTCGGGCTCTTCGCCGAACTGCTGCGCCGGCACAGCGGACGCTCCCGGATGGTGGTCGGCACGGCGGTCGGCAACCGGCCCCGGGGCTACGAGAACTCCGTCGGCATGTTCGTCAACACCATCCCGCTGCCGATCGCCCTGGACGCCGGCTTGCCCGCGCAGGACACCATGGACGAGGTCACCGACACCCTCATCCGCGCCCTGCCGCACCAGGACGTGCCCGTCCAGGAGCTGACGCGCGCGCTCGGCATGCACTCCTCGGGCGCCGACAACCCGCTGTTCTCCGTCATGTTCAGCGCCCACGACGCCCCGCTCCCCGAGATCGACGTACCCGGCCTGGACATCACGCTCTTCGAGGGGTTCAACACCGGCACCACCCGGTTCGACCTCGACGTCGTGCTGCTGCCCGACGACCGGCGCGGTGTCACCCCGCGCCGCGGCGCGGCCGGTATGACACTGGTCTGGGACTACGACGCGGACCTCTTCGGCGAGCACGTGGCACGCCTGCTCGCCGGCCGCTTCCTGGAGCTGCTCCGGGCCTACCTCGACGCCCCGGAGACCCCGCTGGCCGATCTGGCGCCCGCGGCCCTGGAGCCGGCCGCCGAAGCCGTCGCCGTACCGGCGGACCGCGACCCGCTCGATCCCACGGCCGGCCACGACCCGTCCCTGCCGGCCCTGCTGTCCGGCGCACGGCGCCTCACCTACGGCGAACTCGACGCGCGCGTCGGCTCGCTCGCGCAGCGACTGCGTGCCGCGGGTGTCACCCCCGGACAGCCGGTGGCCGTCGTCCTGCCCAGGGGAGCCGACTCCGTCGTCGCGCTGCTGGCCTGCCTGCGCACCGGCGCCGTCCACTGCCCGCTGTCCCCCTCCGATCCGCCCGCCCGGCTCGCACTGCTCCTGGAACGGCTGGGCCCGGCGCTGGTGCTCACCGGCGAAGGCGGGCCGGCCGTACCGGACGGACTGCCCGCCGCCCGGGTCGACGCACCCGTGCTGCCCCCCGTGCGCGAGGCCCCGGTACTCCCCGGCACCACGTACGTCATCCACACCTCCGGATCCACCGGGACCCCGAAGCCCGTCGCCGTCGGGCGCGCGGCGCTGGAGCACCATGTGACGGCGGTCGCGGACCGGTTCGGCCTCGCCGCCGGGGACCGGGTCCTGATGTTCGCCCAGCCGTCCTTCGACGTGGCGCTGGAGGAGGTGCTGCCGACCCTGTACGCCGGGGCGTGCCTGGTCCTCCCCGACCACGAGGTGCCCACCGGCGCGGAGCTCGCCGACCTGCTCGCGTCCGCGCGCGTCACCGTCGCCAATCTGCCCACCAGCTACTTCCTCGCCACCCGCGACGACCTGCGTCCCGCGCTGCGCGACGGGAGCTGGGCACCGCGGCTGCTCGTCCTCGGCGGCGAGCGCCTTCCCGCGGACGCCCTCCGCGACGTCCTCGCCGACACCGGGGCGACCGTCCTCAACGCCTACGGCGTCACCGAGGCCGCCATCAGCTCCACCGTCCACGAGATCTCCCGCGACGCCCTCTCCGACGGTGCCGAGATCCCCCTCGGCACCGAACTCCCGGGCGAACGCGTCCATGTCCTCGACGCCCACCGCCGTCCGCTGCCGCCCGGCGCCGTCGGTGAACTCGCCATCGCCGGGCCGGGTCTCGCCGAGGGGTACGCCGGGAACCCGGAGGCGACGGCCACCCGTTTCGTCACCGTCGGCGCGCTCGGCGGGGAGCGCGTCTACCTGACCGGAGACCTGGGCTACCGCGGACTGGACGGCCTCCTGTACTTCCTGGGCCGGCGGGACAACCAGATCAAGCTCCGAGGGCACCGCATCGAGCTGGAGGAGATCGAGGCGGCGGCGTCCGCCGCACTCGGTGGCCGGTCCTGCGCCGTGGTCCTGGACCGCGAGACCGCCGGAGGCCCCCGGCTCGTCGGTTTCCTCGAGGACGGCGGCGGCCTCGCGGCGTTCGACGAGAAGACGCTGCACGCCGAGCTCAGCCGCCGACTGCCGGGCCCCCTCGTCCCCGCGCGCTGGGCACTGCTCGACACCATGCCGACCCTCGCCGGAGGCAAGCCCGACCGGACGGTGCTCGCCCGCCGTGCGGCGGCACTCGAGCCCGCGGCACCCGCCGCGTCCTCGCCCGCCGCCGTGCCGGACGATCCGATGACGGCCCTGCTCGCGGAGGGCTGGCGCGAGGTCCTCGGCCACAGCAGGTTCGACGCGCGCTCCCACTTCTTCCGCAGCGGAGGCCACTCGCTCCTCGCCGCCGAGCTCGCGGCCTGGCTGGAGCCCCGGCTGGGCACCCGCCCGCCGCTCAGGGTGCTCTTCCGCAACCCCGTGCTCGCCGACCAGGCCGACGCCCTCGCGGCCACCTCCACCCTCTCCACGGAGTCGTGA
- a CDS encoding non-ribosomal peptide synthetase yields the protein MSHSTPQPLDTTTDVPARPLADPAGPGTRPSAPRAGLPALVARHAELDPNALAVVDGDTTLTYGRLVAAGRALAARLRDHGVARGDRVALLTTRSARTIVAQLALWWAGAVCVPLDPTQPRPRTEAMTGDAEVTLTVGDAKLLDASVVAGPVLALPEEPLTSSTDLPEEVDPDSPAFIMFTSGSTGRPKGVAVPHGAIAELVTAPEYVTVTARDRVLFHSPMTFDASTFEVWAALANGAAVVVCTVERPTLEDLSRHVERHGVTVAFFTTALFHQLAARRSRVFDQLRSVVVGGEALAAAQAREVLTAFPWLELVNGYGPTETTTFATAHRVTRADCDGPIPIGRPIAGATVHVLDTDGRPVADGDRGELWIGGSRLAHGYTGLPALTAERFVDHPGTGRLYRTGDIVSHRPDGTLDFHGRNDDQVKVRGFRIEPGEVEHALRECPDVEDAAVTVDRVGTPEARLVAFVVPAPGPVPRPAALRDRLADVLPAHLVPDAVTVVEQLPLTPSGKVDRRALGGLNGTGGNAGTPAAPLAPLEGAVAEVWSRALGSEVTRADADFLALGGHSLLALAVTDDLREELGVEIALADFFTAPTVAGQAALVERALLAAHGDLHPEIPEHSDAH from the coding sequence ATGTCACACAGCACCCCCCAGCCCCTCGACACCACGACGGACGTGCCCGCGCGGCCGCTCGCCGACCCGGCCGGCCCCGGAACGCGGCCGTCCGCGCCACGGGCCGGACTGCCCGCACTCGTCGCCCGGCACGCAGAACTCGACCCCAACGCCCTGGCCGTGGTCGACGGCGACACCACCCTCACCTACGGCCGGCTGGTCGCGGCCGGCCGTGCTCTCGCCGCACGCCTGCGCGACCACGGGGTGGCCCGCGGCGACCGGGTCGCGCTGCTCACCACCCGCTCGGCCCGTACGATCGTGGCGCAGCTCGCGCTGTGGTGGGCCGGAGCCGTGTGCGTGCCGCTCGACCCCACCCAGCCCCGACCGCGCACCGAGGCGATGACGGGCGACGCGGAGGTGACGCTCACCGTCGGCGACGCCAAGCTGCTGGACGCGTCCGTGGTCGCCGGCCCGGTGCTCGCCCTGCCCGAGGAGCCGCTGACCAGCAGCACCGATCTCCCGGAGGAAGTCGACCCGGACAGCCCTGCGTTCATCATGTTCACCTCCGGCTCCACCGGACGTCCCAAGGGCGTCGCCGTCCCGCACGGCGCCATCGCCGAACTGGTCACCGCACCGGAGTACGTCACCGTCACCGCACGGGACCGCGTCCTCTTCCACTCGCCGATGACCTTCGACGCCTCGACGTTCGAGGTGTGGGCCGCCCTGGCCAACGGTGCCGCAGTGGTCGTGTGCACCGTGGAGCGCCCCACCCTGGAGGACCTGTCCCGGCACGTCGAACGCCACGGTGTGACGGTGGCGTTCTTCACCACCGCCCTCTTCCACCAGCTCGCCGCCCGCCGCTCCCGCGTCTTCGACCAGCTCCGTTCGGTCGTCGTGGGCGGTGAGGCGCTGGCCGCCGCCCAGGCCCGCGAGGTGCTGACCGCCTTCCCGTGGCTGGAGTTGGTCAACGGCTACGGACCGACCGAGACGACCACCTTCGCCACCGCCCACCGGGTCACCCGGGCCGACTGCGACGGCCCGATACCGATAGGCCGGCCCATCGCCGGCGCGACCGTGCACGTCCTGGACACGGACGGCCGCCCGGTCGCGGACGGCGACCGGGGAGAACTGTGGATCGGCGGCAGCAGGCTGGCCCACGGCTACACCGGACTGCCCGCGCTCACCGCCGAGCGGTTCGTCGACCACCCCGGCACCGGACGGCTCTACCGCACCGGCGACATCGTCTCCCACCGCCCCGACGGCACGCTCGACTTCCACGGGCGCAACGACGACCAGGTCAAGGTCCGCGGATTCCGCATCGAACCCGGCGAGGTCGAACACGCCCTGCGCGAGTGCCCCGACGTCGAGGACGCCGCCGTCACCGTCGACCGGGTGGGAACCCCCGAGGCGCGCCTCGTCGCCTTCGTCGTGCCCGCGCCCGGCCCGGTGCCCCGGCCCGCGGCGCTCCGCGACCGGCTCGCCGACGTCCTGCCCGCCCATCTGGTGCCCGACGCGGTCACCGTGGTGGAGCAGCTGCCGCTCACGCCGTCGGGCAAGGTCGACCGGCGCGCGCTCGGCGGACTCAACGGAACAGGCGGGAACGCCGGTACGCCGGCGGCGCCGCTGGCACCGCTGGAGGGGGCCGTCGCCGAGGTGTGGAGCCGAGCGCTCGGCAGCGAGGTCACCCGTGCCGACGCCGACTTCCTCGCTCTCGGCGGCCATTCGCTGCTCGCTCTCGCCGTCACCGACGACCTGCGTGAGGAACTCGGTGTGGAGATCGCCCTCGCCGACTTCTTCACCGCCCCGACCGTCGCCGGCCAGGCCGCCCTGGTCGAGCGCGCCCTGCTGGCCGCGCACGGCGACCTCCACCCCGAGATCCCGGAGCACAGCGATGCCCACTGA